The following are from one region of the Alkalimarinus sediminis genome:
- a CDS encoding DUF1302 domain-containing protein — translation MTKNTQRWHKLARLPLAVAVAASVSTPASAFQFYMGDVEASFDTTLTAGVSWRVQDRDSRQLSQGNLAPLGSNPYVYSTTGASTNNYDDGNWNFDKGDTYSKRVKGTSELLLSYENYGGFVRGRYWYDFQLKDEEMALDGAGQRRSLSVDGDKNASGAEFLDAYVWADFDLGDMPLNMRLGRQVISWGESTFIFNGINVINPVDVGAIRAPGAEVKEALLPVNMFYSSIGLSENVTLEGFVQLEWEKTEIEDCGTFFATADFASDGCGPVLLAGQLPDGVAYDQGLKADRLADNEPDDTDQFGLAVRWYVPELNDSELGFYFVQYHSRVPLIAGVVNNPPAGDSFPEYFMEYPEAIQMVGVSFNTSTESGYSVGGEISHKKDLPLQWNSFELIQGGLSLPSSLLYQREVAEAGSPEALYGQEIAGYDEYGVSQAQMTVIKFFDQVAGASRLTFVGEVGGTYVHGLKGTKDARYGRAGTYGIGAFDPVDVNGDGTLDSCDGSTGAALNINKLNCNNSGYTTSFSWGYRLRTALDYNDVFAGVNLTPTISWSHDVSGYAPDPGGNFIEGRKSVGLSVKAVYLNQYSANVSYTNYFGGKPYNLLNDRDNIALSVAYSF, via the coding sequence ATGACAAAAAACACACAACGATGGCACAAACTGGCCAGACTGCCATTGGCGGTAGCGGTAGCGGCTTCTGTGTCGACTCCAGCTAGCGCATTTCAGTTTTACATGGGGGACGTAGAAGCGAGTTTCGATACTACGCTGACTGCAGGTGTGAGCTGGCGTGTTCAGGATCGTGATAGCAGACAGTTGTCTCAGGGTAACTTGGCACCATTAGGGTCCAATCCTTATGTATACAGTACTACGGGTGCATCAACTAACAACTACGACGATGGTAACTGGAACTTCGACAAAGGTGATACTTACTCAAAGCGAGTAAAAGGGACCAGTGAATTATTACTAAGTTATGAAAACTATGGCGGCTTTGTTCGAGGTCGCTACTGGTACGACTTCCAGCTTAAAGACGAAGAGATGGCACTGGATGGCGCAGGTCAGCGACGTTCACTTAGTGTAGACGGCGACAAGAACGCATCAGGCGCTGAGTTTTTAGATGCGTATGTCTGGGCAGACTTTGATTTGGGTGATATGCCTTTAAATATGCGTCTAGGTCGTCAGGTTATCAGTTGGGGTGAGAGTACTTTTATCTTTAACGGTATCAATGTCATAAACCCTGTCGACGTAGGAGCTATTCGTGCTCCTGGTGCAGAAGTTAAAGAAGCACTATTACCTGTTAATATGTTTTATTCTTCGATTGGACTTAGCGAAAACGTCACCTTGGAAGGTTTCGTTCAATTAGAATGGGAAAAAACAGAGATTGAAGACTGCGGAACGTTTTTCGCGACGGCTGACTTCGCGTCAGATGGATGTGGTCCAGTATTGCTAGCAGGCCAACTTCCAGACGGTGTTGCCTATGATCAGGGGCTAAAAGCAGATCGTTTGGCTGATAATGAGCCAGATGATACAGACCAGTTTGGTTTAGCGGTTCGTTGGTATGTTCCAGAGCTAAATGATTCAGAATTGGGCTTTTACTTCGTTCAATATCATAGTCGCGTTCCGTTAATCGCTGGTGTAGTTAATAACCCGCCTGCAGGGGATAGCTTCCCTGAATACTTTATGGAGTATCCAGAGGCTATTCAAATGGTTGGGGTGAGTTTTAATACCAGTACTGAAAGTGGTTATTCTGTAGGCGGTGAAATCAGCCATAAAAAAGATTTACCTCTTCAGTGGAACTCGTTTGAGCTAATTCAAGGTGGCCTAAGTTTACCAAGCAGTTTGTTGTACCAGCGTGAAGTAGCTGAAGCAGGTTCTCCTGAGGCTCTATATGGTCAGGAAATCGCTGGTTATGATGAGTATGGTGTTTCTCAGGCACAAATGACCGTTATTAAGTTCTTTGACCAGGTTGCAGGTGCAAGTCGACTAACGTTTGTCGGTGAGGTAGGTGGTACCTACGTGCACGGACTGAAGGGCACTAAGGATGCTCGGTACGGTAGAGCAGGTACTTACGGTATTGGTGCGTTTGACCCTGTAGATGTAAATGGCGATGGAACTTTGGATAGTTGTGATGGTTCAACTGGCGCTGCGTTAAATATTAATAAACTTAACTGTAACAACAGCGGTTATACCACATCGTTCTCATGGGGATACCGTTTGCGTACCGCGCTTGACTACAATGATGTCTTTGCCGGTGTAAACCTAACTCCAACCATATCTTGGTCTCACGATGTGAGCGGATACGCGCCTGACCCAGGTGGTAACTTTATAGAAGGGCGTAAATCAGTTGGTTTATCTGTTAAGGCCGTTTATCTGAACCAGTACTCAGCCAATGTTAGTTACACGAACTATTTCGGCGGCAAGCCTTACAACTTATTAAACGACCGGGACAACATTGCGTTAAGTGTTGCCTACTCATTCTAA
- a CDS encoding thiolase family protein: MSTDNVVIVSGARTPMGGFQGSLSSISATELGSVAIKEAVARAGLKPEDVQEVIMGNVLPAGLKQGPARQASRQAGLPDATGCTTINKLCGSGMKAAMLAHDLIKAGTNSVMVAGGMESMSNAPYILPSARKGYRMGHGDKAMDHMFLDGLEDAETGRLMGSFAQDVASQKGYTREEMDAYAINSLKRAQKAIEEGSLEQEIVPITVKSRKGETVVKDDEQPHNANIEKIPSLRPAFAKDGTITAANASSISDGASALVLMSESEANAKGLTPLARIVAHSTQSQHPSEFTIAPVGAIEKLLEKTNWSLEDVDLFEINEAFAMVAMMPIKELGLDPEKVNIHGGACAQGHPVGSTGSRILVTLMYALKQYGKKRGVAALCIGGGEATAMAIELI; this comes from the coding sequence ATGTCAACAGATAACGTCGTAATTGTAAGTGGTGCTCGAACGCCAATGGGTGGCTTTCAGGGGAGCCTAAGCAGCATCAGCGCTACTGAGCTTGGTTCAGTTGCTATCAAAGAAGCGGTTGCAAGAGCGGGCCTTAAGCCAGAAGACGTCCAAGAAGTCATAATGGGTAATGTACTGCCTGCGGGCCTAAAGCAAGGCCCTGCACGTCAAGCCTCACGTCAGGCTGGACTACCTGACGCAACAGGCTGTACTACTATAAACAAGTTATGCGGATCAGGCATGAAGGCCGCTATGCTCGCACATGACCTAATCAAAGCAGGAACGAATAGCGTAATGGTTGCAGGTGGCATGGAGAGCATGTCAAATGCCCCTTACATACTGCCAAGCGCTCGTAAAGGGTATCGAATGGGGCATGGCGATAAGGCGATGGATCACATGTTCCTTGATGGCCTAGAAGATGCCGAAACAGGGCGCCTAATGGGCTCTTTCGCACAAGATGTGGCAAGTCAAAAAGGCTACACCCGTGAAGAGATGGACGCCTATGCAATTAATTCTCTAAAACGTGCACAAAAAGCAATTGAAGAAGGCTCATTAGAGCAAGAGATTGTGCCTATTACAGTCAAAAGCCGCAAAGGTGAAACGGTTGTTAAAGACGATGAGCAACCTCACAATGCCAACATCGAAAAAATACCATCTTTACGTCCTGCGTTTGCAAAAGATGGCACTATCACAGCGGCTAACGCTTCATCTATTTCAGACGGTGCTTCAGCGCTAGTGCTTATGAGTGAATCAGAAGCGAACGCTAAAGGGTTAACACCACTAGCGCGTATCGTTGCACACAGCACTCAATCTCAGCACCCTTCTGAGTTTACTATTGCACCTGTGGGCGCAATTGAGAAGCTGCTAGAGAAGACCAACTGGAGCTTAGAAGATGTTGATCTATTTGAGATCAATGAAGCTTTCGCAATGGTTGCTATGATGCCGATCAAAGAGTTAGGGCTAGATCCTGAGAAAGTAAACATTCATGGCGGTGCATGCGCACAAGGTCACCCTGTTGGCTCAACAGGCTCACGAATATTGGTGACACTTATGTACGCACTAAAGCAGTATGGCAAGAAACGCGGCGTTGCGGCTCTTTGTATTGGTGGTGGAGAAGCTACCGCTATGGCGATTGAGTTGATTTAA
- the zapE gene encoding cell division protein ZapE → MPHLSPIDQYQHDLQNSGFMRDSAQETAINHLQALYEKLVEAESNKKQGRFAKIAAKVQRKKVAPIKGLYFWGGVGRGKTYLMDIFYESLPFDRKMRVHFHRFMQRVHNELAELEGRPNPLVDVARRFSDEARVICFDEFFVTDIGDAMILAGLMKELFANGVSLVCTSNIVPDGLYKDGLQRARFLPAIALVKEHTQVVNVDGGTDYRLRSLEQAELYHFPLDDGADKSLAASYSNLALEAGSHGLTLDINGRQLTARQHSDDVVWFDFKELCDGPRSQNDYIELAREFHAVLVSNVPIMGGDTDDQARRFINMIDEFYDRNVKVIISAEAAIHELYRGGRLSFEFERTESRLLEMQSHEYLEAPHKP, encoded by the coding sequence ATGCCTCATCTATCTCCGATTGATCAATACCAACATGACCTACAGAATAGCGGGTTTATGCGTGATTCTGCTCAGGAAACTGCTATTAACCACCTGCAAGCGCTTTATGAAAAGTTGGTAGAAGCAGAAAGTAATAAGAAGCAAGGGCGGTTTGCAAAAATTGCGGCAAAGGTTCAGCGCAAAAAGGTAGCGCCGATTAAGGGGCTCTACTTTTGGGGTGGAGTTGGTCGAGGTAAAACCTACTTGATGGATATTTTCTACGAAAGCCTGCCGTTTGATCGAAAAATGAGAGTTCATTTTCACCGATTCATGCAGAGAGTTCACAATGAGCTTGCCGAGCTTGAAGGGCGCCCGAATCCGTTAGTAGATGTAGCAAGACGCTTTAGTGACGAAGCGAGAGTTATCTGTTTTGATGAGTTTTTTGTTACCGATATCGGTGACGCGATGATTTTGGCAGGCTTAATGAAAGAGCTATTTGCCAACGGCGTTTCGTTGGTGTGTACCTCCAATATTGTGCCTGATGGTCTGTATAAAGACGGTTTGCAGCGTGCCCGATTCTTGCCAGCGATAGCGCTTGTGAAAGAGCACACGCAAGTTGTGAACGTTGATGGTGGTACTGATTATCGCCTTCGCTCACTAGAACAGGCTGAGCTATACCACTTTCCTTTAGATGATGGTGCAGATAAAAGTTTGGCAGCGAGTTATAGCAATCTTGCTCTTGAAGCCGGTAGTCATGGCCTCACATTAGATATCAATGGCCGACAGCTAACGGCAAGGCAGCACTCTGACGATGTTGTTTGGTTCGATTTTAAAGAGTTATGTGATGGCCCGAGAAGCCAGAATGACTACATAGAGTTGGCTAGAGAGTTTCATGCAGTATTGGTGAGCAACGTGCCGATTATGGGAGGGGATACCGATGACCAGGCTCGGCGTTTTATTAATATGATTGATGAGTTCTATGACCGAAATGTAAAAGTTATTATTTCGGCAGAAGCGGCAATTCACGAGCTATATCGAGGTGGGCGACTAAGTTTTGAATTTGAACGTACAGAAAGTCGTTTGCTTGAGATGCAGTCTCATGAGTACCTTGAAGCGCCACATAAGCCTTAA
- a CDS encoding YhcB family protein — protein MNEMENYIAIAVIAFLSGAFLGILIYRAIRSDASRSARVEQQMDELQQTHTRYQAQVSDHFVQTAHLINRLNQDYRDIHNHLAKGATELCSEDSANSLLSLSSETPEQPIIDHQEEISEIEKIYAEPPRDYAPKSTDDQGTLSEEFGLKENEKNKNSTES, from the coding sequence ATGAATGAGATGGAAAACTATATTGCGATAGCTGTGATTGCATTTTTATCAGGAGCCTTCTTGGGTATCCTTATCTACCGAGCTATCAGAAGCGATGCTAGCCGAAGCGCTAGAGTGGAACAACAAATGGACGAACTACAACAGACACATACACGCTATCAGGCACAAGTGAGCGACCATTTTGTACAAACCGCTCACCTAATCAATCGATTAAATCAAGATTATCGTGATATACACAACCATCTGGCCAAAGGTGCAACTGAACTTTGTAGCGAAGATAGCGCAAACAGTCTGCTAAGCCTCTCAAGTGAAACACCTGAACAACCAATAATCGATCATCAAGAAGAAATCAGTGAAATCGAAAAGATCTATGCCGAGCCACCGAGAGATTACGCCCCTAAATCAACTGATGATCAAGGGACGCTTTCTGAAGAGTTTGGATTAAAAGAGAATGAGAAGAACAAAAACAGTACTGAGTCGTGA
- a CDS encoding Nif3-like dinuclear metal center hexameric protein has protein sequence MAALDAIVEYANALMLERPISDYCPNGLQIEGSAEVKKIVSGVTASQALIDEAVARGADLLLVHHGYFWKGEQANIVGIKKRRIKSLLQNDISLLAYHLPLDVHSELGNNAQLADLLELSVEGPLDPESRVSVGQVGRLKQSLSVKQFAEWLQEKLKRAPQVISNDEAAIIETVGWCTGGAQGYIEKAIAANVDAYISGEISEPTVHIARESGVHYFAAGHHATERYGAMALGKKLAEVFDIEHEFVDIDNPV, from the coding sequence ATGGCCGCTTTAGATGCAATTGTTGAGTACGCAAACGCGCTAATGTTAGAGCGCCCAATATCTGATTACTGCCCAAACGGTTTGCAGATAGAAGGGTCTGCTGAAGTAAAAAAAATTGTCTCCGGGGTTACGGCAAGTCAGGCGCTGATTGATGAAGCTGTTGCAAGAGGCGCAGACCTGTTGCTGGTTCACCATGGTTACTTCTGGAAGGGGGAGCAAGCTAATATTGTCGGAATCAAGAAGCGGCGAATTAAATCGTTGTTGCAAAACGATATAAGCCTGCTGGCGTACCATCTTCCTTTAGATGTTCATTCTGAGCTTGGTAATAATGCCCAGTTGGCAGATCTGTTGGAACTTTCAGTTGAGGGACCTTTAGATCCTGAGAGCCGAGTGAGTGTTGGCCAGGTAGGGCGATTGAAGCAGTCGCTTAGTGTCAAGCAGTTTGCCGAGTGGTTGCAAGAAAAACTAAAGCGAGCCCCGCAGGTTATCAGTAATGATGAAGCTGCGATTATCGAAACGGTTGGTTGGTGTACTGGTGGTGCTCAGGGCTACATTGAAAAAGCGATAGCTGCAAATGTTGATGCTTATATCAGTGGTGAGATCTCCGAGCCAACCGTACACATTGCACGAGAGAGTGGTGTACATTACTTTGCTGCGGGTCATCATGCTACGGAGCGCTATGGTGCAATGGCCTTAGGTAAAAAACTCGCCGAGGTGTTTGATATAGAGCACGAGTTTGTTGATATTGACAACCCGGTTTGA
- the hisD gene encoding histidinol dehydrogenase: MNDKSAMSGVSITRLVSSDSDFDEQLSNILAWDEAADHRVHEVVKDILSNVKNNGDNAVVEYTRQFDGVTASQMSELEILPERLSESLSKISVEQKRALEVAADRIRRYHEKQSQASWSYTETDGTVLGQQVVAMDRVGLYVPGGKAAYPSSVLMNAIPAKVAGVSELIMVVPTPNGEVNELVLAAAAISGVDRVFTIGGAQAVAALAYGTATVPAVDKIVGPGNIYVATAKREVFGTVGIDMIAGPSEILVICDGETDPDWIAMDLFSQAEHDENAQSILISHDKQYLDQVQNSIDKLLVTMERKDIISASIEGRAAFIEVQDLNEAVNVSNRIAPEHLELSVEDPDALLPAIRHAGAIFMGRYTAEALGDYCAGPNHVLPTSGTARFSSPLGVYDFQKRSSIIKFSADGASEMGKVASVLARGEGLTAHARSAEYRIKGSVGQ, translated from the coding sequence ATGAATGATAAAAGTGCGATGTCTGGAGTCTCCATTACGCGTCTTGTCTCATCAGATTCTGATTTTGACGAGCAGTTAAGCAATATTCTGGCATGGGACGAAGCCGCAGACCATCGAGTTCACGAGGTGGTTAAAGATATTCTATCGAATGTAAAAAACAACGGGGATAATGCCGTAGTAGAGTATACCCGCCAATTTGACGGTGTAACGGCTAGTCAGATGTCGGAGCTTGAAATATTACCAGAGCGGCTATCTGAGTCGTTAAGTAAAATATCTGTTGAGCAGAAAAGGGCTTTAGAGGTTGCTGCTGACAGGATTCGTAGATACCACGAGAAGCAATCTCAGGCTTCTTGGAGTTATACAGAAACTGACGGCACCGTGCTAGGGCAGCAGGTAGTGGCGATGGATCGGGTTGGTTTGTATGTGCCGGGCGGTAAAGCGGCATATCCTTCGTCGGTATTAATGAATGCGATTCCTGCTAAGGTTGCAGGTGTGTCTGAGTTGATCATGGTGGTACCAACGCCTAACGGTGAAGTTAATGAACTGGTGTTGGCGGCAGCGGCCATTAGTGGCGTTGATCGAGTTTTCACAATTGGTGGAGCGCAAGCAGTAGCGGCTTTAGCGTATGGAACCGCGACAGTTCCCGCTGTTGATAAAATTGTCGGGCCTGGAAATATATATGTCGCAACCGCTAAACGTGAAGTATTTGGCACTGTCGGTATTGATATGATTGCGGGGCCTTCTGAAATATTGGTTATTTGTGATGGGGAGACCGACCCAGACTGGATTGCAATGGACCTATTCTCTCAAGCAGAGCATGATGAGAATGCACAGTCGATTTTGATATCTCACGACAAACAGTACCTCGATCAGGTTCAAAATAGTATTGATAAGCTTCTAGTCACGATGGAAAGAAAGGATATTATTAGCGCATCAATTGAAGGGCGAGCAGCCTTTATCGAAGTGCAAGATTTGAATGAAGCGGTTAACGTCAGCAATCGCATAGCGCCTGAACACTTGGAGCTATCTGTAGAAGACCCTGACGCACTGTTGCCTGCCATTCGGCATGCAGGTGCGATTTTCATGGGGCGCTATACTGCTGAAGCTTTAGGTGACTACTGCGCAGGCCCAAACCACGTGTTACCTACGTCAGGAACGGCTCGCTTTTCCTCCCCATTAGGTGTTTATGATTTTCAGAAGCGCTCTTCGATCATAAAGTTTTCGGCTGATGGTGCCAGTGAGATGGGTAAGGTAGCGTCAGTGTTGGCGCGAGGTGAGGGGTTGACGGCTCACGCTCGTTCCGCAGAATATAGAATTAAAGGTAGTGTGGGGCAGTAA
- the hisG gene encoding ATP phosphoribosyltransferase codes for MSDTLTIALSKGRILKETLPLIAAAGIEPLEDISKSRKLIFDTTDSRVKLIIIRATDVPTYVQYGGADMGVTGKDVLMEHGAEGLYEPLDLKISQCRLMTAAKTDAKPVKGRLKVATKFVNLAKQYYAGQGIQADIIKLYGAMELAPILGLADEIVDIVDTGNTLKANGLEPRELIHNISSRLVVNRASMKMKHHHIQSIIDQLAEKVR; via the coding sequence ATGAGCGATACGCTGACCATTGCTTTGTCCAAAGGGCGGATATTAAAAGAGACGCTGCCGTTAATTGCTGCAGCAGGGATAGAGCCTCTAGAGGATATATCTAAAAGCAGGAAGCTTATTTTTGATACCACTGATAGTCGAGTTAAACTAATTATCATCAGAGCGACTGATGTTCCGACCTATGTTCAGTACGGTGGTGCTGATATGGGGGTTACGGGTAAAGATGTATTGATGGAGCATGGGGCTGAAGGCCTATATGAGCCGCTCGATTTGAAAATATCTCAGTGCCGATTAATGACAGCTGCTAAAACAGATGCGAAACCGGTTAAAGGACGCTTAAAAGTTGCGACTAAGTTCGTTAACTTGGCTAAGCAGTATTATGCCGGGCAAGGTATTCAGGCGGATATCATTAAGCTCTACGGTGCAATGGAGCTTGCTCCGATATTAGGGTTAGCAGATGAAATCGTAGATATTGTCGATACTGGCAATACCTTAAAAGCAAATGGGTTAGAGCCTCGCGAACTTATTCATAATATAAGCTCGCGTTTGGTGGTTAACCGAGCTTCAATGAAGATGAAGCACCATCATATACAGTCTATTATTGATCAACTGGCTGAAAAAGTTAGATAA
- the murA gene encoding UDP-N-acetylglucosamine 1-carboxyvinyltransferase, which yields MDKLVITGGQQLDGEIRISGAKNAALPILAATLLADEPVSVGNLPHLHDITTMIELLGRMGVELLIDEKMSVEVNANSIKHFTAPYELVKTMRASILVLGPMLAHFGQAEVSLPGGCAIGSRPVDLHIRGLEAMGANIVVEDGYIKASTNGRLKGAHIFMDTVTVTGTENLLMAATLADGKTVLENSAREPEIVDLAECLIAMGANITGHGTDTIVINGVPRLHGCHYEVLPDRVETGTYLVAAAAARGRVKLKDTREDLLEAVLLKLEEAGAHISTGKDWIELDMKGNRPKAVNIRTAPYPAFPTDMQAQFVSLNVVAEGVGSVTETIFENRFMHCHELSRMGAQIRLEGNTAIINGVERLNGAPIMATDLRASASLVIAGLVAKGETYVERIYHIDRGYECIEEKLQLLGAKIRRLPG from the coding sequence GTGGATAAGCTTGTCATTACCGGTGGTCAGCAACTTGATGGCGAAATACGTATATCAGGTGCTAAAAACGCAGCGTTGCCAATTTTGGCTGCCACTCTATTAGCCGATGAGCCTGTAAGTGTCGGTAATTTGCCTCACTTGCATGATATTACAACCATGATCGAGTTATTAGGTCGAATGGGGGTAGAGCTTTTAATTGATGAGAAAATGAGTGTTGAGGTAAATGCTAACTCTATCAAGCACTTTACCGCACCTTATGAACTCGTTAAAACGATGAGAGCATCTATTTTGGTGTTGGGTCCTATGCTTGCCCATTTTGGGCAGGCAGAGGTATCACTACCGGGTGGTTGTGCAATTGGCAGTAGGCCTGTTGATCTCCATATAAGAGGTCTTGAGGCAATGGGCGCTAACATTGTCGTCGAAGACGGTTATATAAAAGCATCTACCAACGGTCGATTAAAAGGTGCCCATATATTTATGGATACCGTCACCGTTACCGGTACAGAAAACCTATTAATGGCTGCAACCTTGGCAGATGGGAAAACAGTGCTTGAAAATTCAGCACGAGAGCCAGAGATTGTTGACTTGGCAGAGTGTTTGATTGCAATGGGTGCAAATATCACTGGGCATGGTACCGATACGATCGTAATTAATGGTGTGCCTAGGTTGCACGGTTGTCACTATGAAGTGTTACCCGATCGAGTTGAAACAGGTACTTACCTGGTGGCAGCGGCAGCTGCCCGAGGCCGAGTTAAGTTAAAAGATACTCGTGAAGACCTGTTAGAAGCCGTACTGCTTAAATTAGAAGAAGCGGGTGCTCATATCTCAACCGGTAAAGACTGGATTGAGTTAGATATGAAAGGAAATCGTCCAAAGGCGGTTAATATCAGAACAGCGCCTTATCCGGCATTTCCGACCGATATGCAGGCGCAGTTTGTTTCATTGAATGTTGTGGCAGAAGGTGTGGGTTCGGTTACTGAAACAATATTTGAAAATCGTTTTATGCATTGTCATGAGTTGAGTCGTATGGGGGCTCAGATTCGTCTTGAGGGTAATACTGCCATTATTAATGGTGTAGAGCGACTTAATGGTGCCCCGATTATGGCGACAGACCTTCGAGCGTCAGCAAGCTTGGTTATTGCGGGGCTGGTAGCCAAGGGTGAAACTTATGTCGAGAGGATCTACCACATAGATCGTGGTTATGAGTGCATAGAAGAGAAACTGCAATTGCTGGGTGCCAAGATTAGACGTCTCCCGGGTTAG
- a CDS encoding BolA family protein, translated as MQAEDVAKILTESLEGCEVTVAGEGNHFQLTIVGEIFEGLSSVKRQQTVYACLNSYIADGTIHAITMKTYTPSERQKAS; from the coding sequence ATGCAAGCAGAAGACGTAGCAAAAATTCTTACCGAATCACTTGAAGGCTGTGAAGTTACGGTTGCAGGAGAAGGTAATCATTTTCAGTTGACTATTGTTGGTGAGATATTTGAAGGGTTGTCGTCAGTAAAAAGGCAGCAAACTGTATATGCATGCCTCAACTCCTATATCGCGGATGGCACTATCCACGCAATCACTATGAAGACCTATACTCCGTCGGAGCGGCAAAAAGCCAGCTAG
- a CDS encoding STAS domain-containing protein: MLQFSKSDINNTPEATALAADVTVQNADTLLLTGDVTAQNVVALRAKGEAMIQSLHSKSVINLSGLCSANTITLSLLLSWLRFAKRSNVSLTISQPPNTLFDMARVSGLELVLPFESVGR, translated from the coding sequence ATGTTGCAGTTCAGTAAATCTGACATAAATAACACCCCAGAAGCGACTGCGTTGGCAGCGGATGTTACCGTTCAAAATGCTGATACGCTGTTGTTAACGGGTGATGTAACAGCCCAAAATGTAGTAGCGCTTCGTGCAAAAGGAGAGGCTATGATTCAGAGTCTGCATTCTAAAAGCGTTATTAACTTGTCGGGGTTGTGTTCTGCAAACACGATCACTCTCTCGTTGCTCCTATCTTGGTTGCGATTTGCTAAGCGCAGCAATGTCTCGTTAACGATAAGTCAGCCTCCAAATACACTGTTTGATATGGCTAGGGTCAGTGGCTTGGAGTTGGTCTTGCCTTTCGAATCTGTAGGTCGTTAA
- a CDS encoding MlaC/ttg2D family ABC transporter substrate-binding protein yields the protein MMLSRYWVLMLAVFAFSTVEASSVEDEVRKVVVDSTAQLVEKLNQEKATYAENPERFYSEMDAALSELVDFKRIAARVMGKNARKASKDQRARFLDSFKQSLYVAYSKALVESGAFEITVEGVQVNPRSDKKASVNLVVTSASGNHYPVVYSMNYGKNELWMLENVIVNGVNVGLAFRDRFSQEMRQQQGDIDKVIANWSAQIDVESEDVAVQ from the coding sequence ATGATGCTTTCTCGTTATTGGGTGTTGATGTTGGCTGTGTTCGCTTTTTCAACTGTTGAGGCTAGCAGTGTAGAAGATGAAGTTAGAAAAGTAGTCGTAGATAGCACTGCTCAACTGGTTGAAAAGCTCAATCAAGAAAAGGCGACTTATGCTGAAAATCCGGAACGGTTTTATAGTGAAATGGACGCCGCATTAAGTGAGTTAGTTGATTTTAAGAGGATCGCTGCCAGAGTGATGGGTAAAAACGCAAGAAAGGCGAGCAAAGATCAGCGTGCTAGATTTCTTGATTCGTTTAAACAGAGCTTATATGTGGCGTACTCTAAAGCACTGGTTGAGAGTGGAGCGTTCGAAATAACAGTAGAGGGTGTTCAGGTGAACCCTCGTAGTGATAAAAAGGCTTCGGTAAACTTGGTGGTGACATCGGCCAGTGGTAATCATTACCCAGTTGTTTACTCCATGAATTACGGCAAGAATGAGCTCTGGATGCTTGAGAACGTTATTGTAAACGGCGTGAATGTGGGGCTGGCGTTTAGAGATCGGTTTAGCCAAGAGATGCGTCAACAGCAAGGGGATATTGATAAAGTGATCGCTAATTGGTCGGCCCAGATTGATGTCGAGAGTGAAGATGTTGCAGTTCAGTAA
- the mlaD gene encoding outer membrane lipid asymmetry maintenance protein MlaD — translation MYNRTVEVVVGLFLIAGIGAMAVLAFQVSGLSTKLDTETYKVYAQFDDLGGLTVRGRVSMAGVTIGKVSNIVLDKESYMALVEMELDSSVDNLTTDSNAAIQTAGLLGEKYISISVGADEEYLVDGDTIFDTQSALNIEKLIGTFASGK, via the coding sequence ATGTATAATCGGACAGTAGAAGTTGTCGTAGGGCTATTTCTTATAGCTGGCATAGGTGCAATGGCGGTGTTGGCTTTTCAGGTAAGCGGACTTTCAACCAAACTGGATACAGAGACCTACAAAGTATATGCTCAGTTTGATGACTTAGGTGGCCTAACCGTTAGAGGGCGTGTCTCAATGGCAGGCGTTACTATTGGCAAGGTGAGTAATATAGTGCTGGATAAAGAGTCCTATATGGCGCTAGTGGAGATGGAGTTAGACAGTTCAGTTGACAATCTTACGACTGATAGTAATGCTGCAATTCAGACGGCTGGCTTGTTAGGAGAGAAGTACATTTCTATAAGTGTTGGCGCTGATGAAGAGTACCTAGTTGATGGTGATACCATTTTTGATACTCAGTCCGCACTGAATATAGAAAAGTTAATTGGTACTTTTGCGTCAGGTAAGTAG